The following proteins come from a genomic window of Miscanthus floridulus cultivar M001 chromosome 2, ASM1932011v1, whole genome shotgun sequence:
- the LOC136540201 gene encoding anthranilate synthase alpha subunit 2, chloroplastic-like, translating into MESLAATSVFSPSRAAVPAAGARVRAVTVVSARWRSSSRSGTIGVKCSTVTPQASSVVSRSAVAAKAAEEDKRRFFEAAARGSGKGNLVPMWECIVSDHLTPVLAYRCLVPEDNVDAPSFLFESVEQGPQGTTNVGRYSMVGAHPVMEIVAKEHKVTIMDHEKGQVTEQVVDDPMQVPRSMMEGWHPQQIDELPESFSGGWVGFFSYDTVRYVEKKKLPFSGAPQDDRNLPDVHLGLYDDVLVFDNVEKKVYVIHWVNVDRHASVEEAYQDGRSRLNLLLSKVHNSNVPTLSPGFVKLHTRQFGAPLNKSTMTSDEYKNAVMQAKEHIMAGDIFQIVLSQRFERRTYANPFEVYRALRIVNPSPYMAYVQARGCVLVASSPEILTRVSKGKIINRPLAGTVRRGKTEKEDKMQEQQLLSDEKQCAEHIMLVDLGRNDVGKVSKPGSVKVEKLMNIERYSHVMHISSTVSGQLDDHLQSWDALRAALPVGTVSGAPKVKAMELIDKLEVTRRGPYSGGLGGISFDGDMQIALSLRTMVFSTAPSHNTMYSYKDADRRREWVAHLQAGAGIVADSSPDDEQRECENKAAALARAIDLAESAFVDKE; encoded by the exons ATGGAATCCCTAGCCGCCACCTCCGTGTTCTCGCCCTCCCGCGCCGCCGTCCCGGCGGCGGGGGCCCGGGTTAGGGCGGTGACGGTGGTATCAGCCAGGTGGAGAAGCAGCAGCAGGAGCGGAACCATCGGGGTGAAGTGCTCTACCGTGACGCCGCAGGCGAGCTCAGTGGTTAGCAGGAGCGCGGTGGCGGCGaaggcggcggaggaggacaaGAGGCGGTTCTTcgaggcggcggcgcgggggagcGGGAAGGGGAACCTGGTGCCCATGTGGGAGTGCATCGTGTCGGACCATCTCACCCCCGTGCTCGCCTACCGCTGCCTCGTCCCCGAGGACAACGTCGACGCCCCCAGCTTCCTCTTCGAGTCCGTCGAGCAGGGGCCCCAAGGCACCACCAACGTC GGCCGCTACAGCATGGTGGGAGCCCACCCGGTGATGGAGATAGTGGCCAAAGAGCACAAGGTTACGATCATGGACCACGAGAAGGGCCAAGTGACGGAGCAGGTAGTGGACGACCCGATGCAGGTCCCCAGGAGCATGATGGAGGGATGGCACCCACAGCAGATCGACGAGCTCCCTGAATCCTTCTCTG GTGGATGGGTTGGGTTCTTTTCCTATGATACGGTTCGGTATGTTGAGAAGAAGAAGCTACCGTTCTCTGGTGCTCCTCAGGACGATAGGAACCTTCCTGATGTGCACTTGGGACTCTATGATGATGTTCTAGTCTTCGACAATGTTGAGAAG AAAGTATATGTTATCCATTGGGTCAATGTGGACCGGCATGCATCTGTTGAGGAAGCATACCAAGATGGCAGGTCCCGGCTGAACCTGTTGCTATCTAAAGTGCACAATTCCAATGT CCCCACACTCTCTCCTGGATTTGTGAAGCTGCACACTCGCCAGTTTGGTGCACCCTTGAACAAGTCAACCATGACAAGTGATGAGTATAAGAATGCTGTAATGCAGGCTAAGGAACATATTATGGCTGGGGATATCTTCCAGATTGTTTTAAGCCAGAGGTTCGAGAGACGAACATATGCCAACCCGTTCGAGGTTTATCGAGCCTTGCGAATTGTGAACCCTAGCCCATACATGGCGTATGTACAG GCAAGAGGATGTGTGTTGGTTGCATCTAGTCCTGAAATTCTTACACGAGTCAGTAAG GGGAAAATTATTAATCGACCACTTGCTGGAACTGTTCGAAGGGGCAAAACAGAGAAGGAAGATAAAATGCAAGAGCAACAATTATTAAGTGATGAAAAACAGTGTGCCGAGCACATAATGCTTGTAGACTTAGGAAGGAATGATGTTGGCAAG GTCTCCAAACCTGGATCAGTAAAGGTGGAGAAGTTGATGAACATTGAGCGATACTCCCATGTTATGCACATCAGCTCAACG GTCAGTGGACAATTGGATGATCATCTCCAGAGCTGGGATGCCCTGAGAGCTGCATTGCCTGTTGGAACAGTCAGTGGTGCTCCAAAG GTAAAAGCCATGGAGTTGATAGATAAGTTGGAAGTTACAAGGCGAGGACCATATAGTGGTGGTCTAGGAGGAATATCGTTTGATGGCGATATGCAAATTGCACTTTCTCTGCGCACCATGGTATTCTCAACAGCGCCAAGCCACAACACGATGTACTCATACAAAGATGCAGATAGGCGCCGGGAGTGGGTTGCTCATCTCCAGGCTGGTGCAGGCATTGTTGCCGACAGTAGCCCAGATGATGAACAACGTGAATGCGAGAATAAGGCTGCAGCACTAGCTCGGGCCATCGATCTTGCAGAGTCAGCTTTTGTAGACAAAGAATAG
- the LOC136540204 gene encoding cold-responsive protein kinase 1-like isoform X1, with the protein MGSSVGCLRGGSKSRQDQNGQAVAGSSPRSGHVLSRAGNNVQVFSLNEMKTATRNFHMLNCIGRGGFGAVYKGNLKDGTQIAIKKLAAESKQGISEFLTEINVISNVRHPNLVKLIGCCAEGSNRLLVYEYAENNSLANALLGPKNKCIPLDWQKRAAICIGTASGLAFLHEEAQPRIVHRDIKASNILLDKKLLPKIGDFGLAKLFPDTVTHISTRVAGTMGYLAPEYALLGQLTKKADIYSFGVLLLEVISGESSSKSTWGPNMHVLVEWTWKLREEGRLLEIVDPELENYPEEEMLRFIKVALLCTQATSQQRPSMKQVVNMLSNQTEIDLQNVVAPGVLKEPRPPTGGFGGLTADTSSSQSTKANPAESYSTQTNMNSCQFSTTDVSPR; encoded by the exons GTCATGTATTATCAAGAGCTGGAAATAATGTACAGGTATTCTCCCTAAATGAGATGAAGACTGCCACACGAAACTTTCACATGTTGAATTGCATTGGCCGCGGGGGTTTCGGAGCAGTGTATAAG GGAAACCTGAAAGATGGCACTCAAATTGCAATTAAAAAGCTTGCAGCTGAGTCAAAACAAGGAATTAGCGAATTCTTGACAGAGATTAATGTCATATCAAACGTTAGGCACCCAAACCTTGTCAAGCTGATTGGTTGCTGCGCTGAAGGGAGTAACAGACTATTGGTGTATGAGTACGCCGAGAATAATAGTTTGGCGAATGCTTTGCTTG GACCAAAGAATAAATGTATCCCATTGGACTGGCAGAAAAGAGCTGCTATATGTATCGGAACTGCTTCTGGCCTTGCTTTTCTTCATGAGGAAGCACAACCACGCATTGTCCACCGTGATATCAAGGCTAGCAACATTTTACTTGATAAAAAACTGCTGCCGAAAATTGGAGATTTTGGATTGGCCAAGCTTTTTCCTGATACTGTCACTCACATTAGCACGCGTGTTGCAGGAACAAT GGGTTATTTGGCACCAGAGTATGCTTTGTTGGGACAATTAACCAAGAAAGCAGACATATATAGTTTTGGGGTGCTTCTTCTTGAAGTGATAAGTGGTGAAAGCAGCAGCAAGTCGACTTGGGGGCCTAATATGCATGTTCTTGTGGAATGG ACATGGAAACTGCGGGAAGAAGGAAGACTCTTGGAAATTGTTGACCCAGAGCTGGAAAACTACCCAGAGGAGGAAATGCTTCGTTTCATCAAGGTGGCACTGCTGTGCACACAAGCCACGTCCCAGCAGAGGCCATCCATGAAGCAGGTTGTCAATATGCTATCTAACCAAACAGAAATTGATCTGCAAAATGTAGTTGCACCTGGTGTGCTGAAAGAACCTCGGCCGCCTACCGGTGGCTTTGGGGGTTTGACAGCAGACACGTCCTCAAGCCAAAGCACCAAAGCCAATCCAGCGGAATCATACAGTACACAGACCAACATGAACAGCTGTCAATTTAGCACAACTGACGTATCACCAAGGTGA
- the LOC136540204 gene encoding cold-responsive protein kinase 1-like isoform X2: MKTATRNFHMLNCIGRGGFGAVYKGNLKDGTQIAIKKLAAESKQGISEFLTEINVISNVRHPNLVKLIGCCAEGSNRLLVYEYAENNSLANALLGPKNKCIPLDWQKRAAICIGTASGLAFLHEEAQPRIVHRDIKASNILLDKKLLPKIGDFGLAKLFPDTVTHISTRVAGTMGYLAPEYALLGQLTKKADIYSFGVLLLEVISGESSSKSTWGPNMHVLVEWTWKLREEGRLLEIVDPELENYPEEEMLRFIKVALLCTQATSQQRPSMKQVVNMLSNQTEIDLQNVVAPGVLKEPRPPTGGFGGLTADTSSSQSTKANPAESYSTQTNMNSCQFSTTDVSPR, from the exons ATGAAGACTGCCACACGAAACTTTCACATGTTGAATTGCATTGGCCGCGGGGGTTTCGGAGCAGTGTATAAG GGAAACCTGAAAGATGGCACTCAAATTGCAATTAAAAAGCTTGCAGCTGAGTCAAAACAAGGAATTAGCGAATTCTTGACAGAGATTAATGTCATATCAAACGTTAGGCACCCAAACCTTGTCAAGCTGATTGGTTGCTGCGCTGAAGGGAGTAACAGACTATTGGTGTATGAGTACGCCGAGAATAATAGTTTGGCGAATGCTTTGCTTG GACCAAAGAATAAATGTATCCCATTGGACTGGCAGAAAAGAGCTGCTATATGTATCGGAACTGCTTCTGGCCTTGCTTTTCTTCATGAGGAAGCACAACCACGCATTGTCCACCGTGATATCAAGGCTAGCAACATTTTACTTGATAAAAAACTGCTGCCGAAAATTGGAGATTTTGGATTGGCCAAGCTTTTTCCTGATACTGTCACTCACATTAGCACGCGTGTTGCAGGAACAAT GGGTTATTTGGCACCAGAGTATGCTTTGTTGGGACAATTAACCAAGAAAGCAGACATATATAGTTTTGGGGTGCTTCTTCTTGAAGTGATAAGTGGTGAAAGCAGCAGCAAGTCGACTTGGGGGCCTAATATGCATGTTCTTGTGGAATGG ACATGGAAACTGCGGGAAGAAGGAAGACTCTTGGAAATTGTTGACCCAGAGCTGGAAAACTACCCAGAGGAGGAAATGCTTCGTTTCATCAAGGTGGCACTGCTGTGCACACAAGCCACGTCCCAGCAGAGGCCATCCATGAAGCAGGTTGTCAATATGCTATCTAACCAAACAGAAATTGATCTGCAAAATGTAGTTGCACCTGGTGTGCTGAAAGAACCTCGGCCGCCTACCGGTGGCTTTGGGGGTTTGACAGCAGACACGTCCTCAAGCCAAAGCACCAAAGCCAATCCAGCGGAATCATACAGTACACAGACCAACATGAACAGCTGTCAATTTAGCACAACTGACGTATCACCAAGGTGA